A region of the Candidatus Zixiibacteriota bacterium genome:
GACTGGTTGAGGCGGACATCAGTTCGGTTCAGCGTCTGGCTGCGGCGACCGTCGATACTCTCGTTAAGATTCCCGGAATCGGTGAGAAAACCGCTGAGACATTGATCGAGAAGGCTCAGGAATACGTGAAGCAGCTCGAAACGGAGTACGATCGCAAGCGCAACTTGCAAAAACAACGCGAAGCGGAACGGGCCGCACGTGAAGAGAAACTCACCGCCGAGGACGTCTTTGACGACGACGAAGATTATGTCACGGAACAGGATGATGTCCCGCTGGCTCAGGCCCCCGATTTCGGTGATCTGCTTGAAGATGACGGCAGTGAAGACGAGGCTGAATCTGAGGAGACCGCTCCTTCAGATGAAGATCAGGATGAGCCGAAGAACACGGCTGACGATGAGGACGAGGAACGAGAATAAGTTTGGGTTGAAGGAATACAACCAGAGCTCACAATCAGGTTGATTGGATGCCTGAAGGAGGTGAGGCAGGATGACTGATAATAAGCAAAGAATATATGAACTGGCGAAGGAATACAAGATATCGTCGATGGCGATGTTGAACATCCTGCGTGAGCTGGAGTTTGAGCCAAAATCTCACATGTCGGTAGCAACCGACGAGATGAAGGCCGCAGTGAAGAACAAGTTCACGGAGCAGAAGCAAGCGGCGAAAAAAGAGATGGAGCAACGTACCACGGCCAAGGAGACAGCCTCCGGTATCAAGGCCAAGTCAACTACCATCGGTGGGATCAAAGTAGCCGACGGGGGCTCCAACGTTGCAGGATTGATGCGCCGTATAGACAAGAAACAGCGCAAAAAGGAACGCCGTCGTAAAAAGGATCGTCGTACTGTGGATAAGACCGAAGTCGCAAAGAGTTTCCGCGCTACCATGGCTAATCTTGGCACCTCCAAGACTCGGAAAAAATACCGCCGCGACCATACTACCGCCGACAACGGACAGTACCAGGCCGATAATGTCATTGAAGTGAACGAGTTCATGTCGGTGGCTGAACTGGCCAAACAAATGGATCATAAACCGGCTGAGTTGATCGCCAAATTGTTCGAGATGGGTATGATGGCGACGATCAATCAGCGGCTCGATATTGACACAATCGAGATGTTGGCCGGTGAGTTCGGTTTCGAAGTGGCTCAGATGACCGAGATCGGCGATGAAGTGCGTGAAGAAGAGGCGGAAGAACGTCTTGAACAGCGTGCTCCGGTAGTAACGATCATGGGACATGTCGACCACGGTAAAACCTCTCTCCTTGACTATATTCGTAAGACTAACGTGGTAGCCGGTGAAGCCGGTGCTATCACTCAGCACATCGGTGCTTACACGGTAATGCACGTGGGTGGTGTAATTACTTTTCTGGACACTCCCGGTCATGAAGCATTTACCGCTATGCGTGCCCGCGGCGCTCATATTACTGACATCGTAGTTCTCGTAGTGGCCGCTGATGACGGTGTTCGTCCTCAGACCATCGAGGCTATCGATCACGCTCGTGCGGCCGGTGTGCCGATTATCGTAGCGGTCAATAAAATCGATAAACCGACGGCCAATCCGGATCACATTCGCACCCAGTTAACCGAACATAACCTGATAGCCGAAGAATGGGGCGGCAAGACGATCATGGTCGATGTCTCAGCCAAAACCGGCGAGGGCGTCGACAGACTGCTTGAGATGATTCTTCTCCAGGCAGAAATGATGGATCTTAAAGCCGATCCGGATATCCGCGCCCAGGGCGTCATCGTTGATTCCAGATTGGAAAAAGGACGAGGCCCCGTGGCGACGGTGCTGATTCAAAAGGGAACCTGCACGGTGGGTGATTCGATTGTCGCCGGGACTTGTTGCGGCCATGTCCGTACGATTATGGATGACCGTGAGAATTCTCTCAGGCTCGTGGGACCGTCAACCCCGGCACAAATCACCGGTTTAGGGGGTGTTCCTCAGGCCGGTGACTCGTTTATGGTGGTAGCGAACGATCAGGAAGCCAAGGAAATCGCACTCAAGCGCAACCAGATCAAACGTGAGCAGGACGTCCGTTTCACTCATGGCCGCACCAGCCTTGATAAGGTCTTTGACCGCATCAAGGAAGGCGCTATTAAAGAGATTCGCTTGATCATCAAAGCCGATGTAGACGGCTCGGTCGAGGTGCTTTCGGATACGCTCGGTTCTATTGCCAACGATGAAGTCAAAACACATATCATTCACAAGGGAGTCGGTACGATCACCGAGTCCGATGTTCTCCTGGCCGCGGCCTCTGACGCGATCATTATCGGTTTCCAGGTACGCCCCGATGCCCGTGCCCGCGAGGTGGCTCGATCCGAGCAAGTTGACATTCGTACCTATGATGTAATCTACGAAGCCGAAAGCGACGTCAAGAAAGCGCTGGAAGGCCTCCTGAGTCCCGAAGTAAGCGAGAACTTCGTCGGTATGGCTGAAGTCCGCCAGTTATTCCGGGTGCCCAAGGTGGGCGTGATCGCCGGTAGTTACGTCAAGGAAGGGCGTTTCAATCGCAAGGACCGGGTACGTGTCGTGCGTGACGGCAAGGTGATCTTCAAGGGTGAGATGAGTTCACTCAAGCGCTTCAAGGATGACGCCCGCGAGGTGAAAGAAGGATTTGAATGCGGGATCGGCATCGAAAACTTCAACGATCTCAAGGTCGGTGACACCATTGAGGCTTTTGAAATCGTGGAGACGGCTCGCACCTTGTAGGCGGAAATACAGTGGTTACGGTTGTTTTGACGCTTCGTCTGGACCTTCCCGGGGCTCAATCCCTAAAGGACAAACGACGGGTTCTTAAGTCTATGATGACACGTATGCGTAATGACTTTAACATATCGATGGCCGAGGTTGACCTGAACGATCATCCTCGTCATGCTTTGATCGGTGCCGCGGTGATAAGTAATTCTGGCCAATTCGGTCAACAGGTCATGGCTAAGGTGATAGACCGGGTTACGGCCAATCCTGAGCTAATGGTAATTGATGTTCAGGTGGAGTCATTCTGATGCGTCAATACAACCGCTCAGATCGAGTCAGCGAAGAACTGCGGAAAACCATCTCGCGTATTATTGAGTCCGAATATGAAGGTAGTATACCCGGCATGGTGACTTTTACGCGAGTGAAGCTTTCCAAAGATCTCCGAAACGCCACGGTTTATTATTCATTTCTCGGCAGTGCCGAAGATCGTGAATCGGTTGGGCTATTCCTCGAACGTGAGCGAAAACATATCAGATATCTGGTAGGTCGTGAAATGCACATCCGGCACAGTCCGGAATTACTCTTCAGATTCGATCCTTCGATCGAAGAGGGGATTCGCATTGAGGAGCTGCTTAATCAGATCAACCGCGAAAAACAGGAACGTGAAGAATGACTCTTACCGGTTCGGCCTTCACCACTGATATCCTGCAGACAATCGCGGACGCACTGGAGCAGTCTCAGCGAGTACTAGTCGTGTCGCATATCGATCCCGACGGTGACGCCATCGGCACACTCCTGGCTTGTCGGCGCTATCTTCTCGATCTGGGCAAGGACGTAACTGCCGGTCGTCATGGGGTCATTCCGGATAAATATCGCTTTCTGAAGGGAACGGAAGATCTGCCGCTTTTCAGTGAAATGAATCCGAGAGCTTCTTTCGATACCGTTTTATCTTTGGAATGTCCGTTACAGGATCGAATGGGTGATGCCGCCCGTTTCCTGAAAAATGCTCAAAAGGTCGTGAATATCGATCACCATCGCGACAACATCCTGTACGGCGACATCAACTGGGTTAAAGCCGACTCCAGTTCTGTCGGGGAAATGATCACTCAGTTTTTTGAATACAAAAATTACACTATCCCGACAGAATCGGCCGAGCAACTCTATGCCGCCGTTATGACCGACACCGGCCGTTTTCGTTTCCCGTCGACGTCAGCCGAAACAATGAGAGTAGTCTCGGTGTTGATCGCAGCCGGAGCCAATCCTGAGCGGATATCCAACAAGGTTTATTTCGAAATGCCGATATCGACCGTTCGCTTGACCGGTAAAGTGCTCAATGAAATTGAATATCTTGATGACGGTCGATACTGCCTGCTTACCATGACTCGTGAAATGCTTAAGGAAACGGAAGCACATGAGTCTGAAGCTGAAGGTCTGGTCGATTACACACTTTACGGGCGCGGTGTCAGAGCCGGTGTGCTTTTCAAGGAAATCGATACCAGCACAACCAAGGCTTCGTTTCGTTCCCGAGACGGGATAGATGTAGCCGAAATCGCGAGCCGGTTTGGTGGCGGCGGACATCAACTTGCCGCCGGATGTACGATTGAGTTACCCATCGATGAAGCTAAGAAGCAAGTTGTTGACTTCTTAAGAGAGGCTGATCGTGGTCAGGAAGACAAATGATAAATATCATGGAGTTCTTCTTTACCATAAACCGCTGGGGATTACCAGTCATGATGCGGTGCAGGAGGTACGCCGGATGATTGCTCAGCGCAGTGTTGGCCACACCGGAACGCTTGATCCTCAGGCGGAAGGCCTCTTGCTTATGTGTCTCGGATCAGCTACTAAAATCTCACGGTTTCTGACTAATCATGACAAGGTGTATGAGGCGGAAATTACCCTGGGACGACGTTCGAGCACCTATGACCGAGAGGGAGTGGATTTTATGCTCCCGGCCAATGAGATTCCCGAGCTTGACAGATTCGCCATGAATGAAATTATGGATGGTTTCCGCGGTGAGATCAACCAGACCGTCCCCGCCTTTTCAGCCGTACATGTTGAAGGCGAACGACTGTATAAACAGGCACGCGCAGGCAAGGAAGTCGATGTCCCGACACGTCGAATCACAATAAAAGAATTGCAGCTAATTGACTGGACTGAGCCGCTCCTGACCATCACCGTAACATGTTCTGCCGGTACTTATATCCGATCTCTCGCTCATGATATCGGAGAAACGATTGGTTGTGGTGCGTTTCTTTCACGTTTGCGACGTACCCGTGTCGGCCGCTTTGATCTGGATCGAGCGCTTTCTCGTGATTCCCTCGCAACAACTTTGGCTCATGGACAGTTAAGTCAGAAACTGCTGTCCCCGAGAGATGCTCTTGATTTTCCGGCAATCACGGTAACACCTGAATTCGCCCGTTTTATCACGACGGGACGCGATTTAACCGTTGCTGATATTATCTCCTGCGAGCGACCGCTTGCACCCGGAGATGTCGCTTTACTCGTCGGCGCCAACAGTCAGGCCCTGGCAGTAGTTAAGATTCAGCAGTCGTTTTGCCAGGATAGCCCTCGGTTTGAGCCAAACGGGAAGCTCGTCAGTTATGTGAGGGTGCTGAATTGAGTATCGAATTCATCCATGGGCTCGATCAATTCAAACGATCAGGTGATCGCTCCGCAGTCGTAACCGTCGGGACTTTTGACGGGATCCACCTAGGCCATCAGGAGATTTTAAGGCGAGTGCTCCACAACAGTAAGAACGGTGAATTCGATACGATCCTCGTTACCTTTCACCCTCACCCCAGGGTTGTTGTGACACCCGACAGCGCCCCCCGCCTTCTCACTACTCTTCAGGAGAAAAAACGCTGGTTGCCGGACTTTTTCCGGGGTACTGTTTTGGTCCTCGATTTTGACGATGCTCTCAAGTCGATGGAAGCTGAGCAGTTTGTTAAGGAGATATTACTTAAAAGACTTGGAATGCATAAGCTTGTGGTTGGATACGATCACGCTTTCGGCAAAAATCGTAGCGGGACGATTGTCGAGTTGAATCGTCTGGGTAAGGTGATGGGATTCGAAGTCGAGGTGGTCGGACCGGTGCTTGACGGTGAGACAAGAATATCTTCTTCTCTCATCCGACGGACGCTGGCTGAGGGTGATTTCGCCGATGCCCTGCGATACCTGGGGCATCCCTATGCCATTTACGGTACGGTTGAAAAGGGGATAGGGCTAGGGCGTAAAATCGGATATCCCACCGCCAACATTAAATATGGTGAACGTAAACAATTACCTGCCGAAGGGGTGTATGCCTGTAAGGTTCTTATTGACGGCAAACGCCTTGATGGGATGATGTTTATCGGCAGGAATCATTTCAATCCCGGAAGTAAAGTTACCGTCGAGGCCAATCTGTTTGACTTTGACGCCGACATCTATTTTCACGATATTGCGGTTTGCCCCACGCATTTTCTCCGGAAGAACCGCCGGTTCGATTCACCCGAGGCGCTGGTGGCACAGATAGAATTTGATAAGAAAGAAGTGTTAAGAATAATACAACAGGAGATGAGAAATGTCAGTTAAACGGACCAACAAGACCCAGATTATCGATGAGCACAAGCTGCACGATACCGACACTGGGTCCCCCGAGGTTCAGATCGGTTTGTTGACCGATCGTATCAATCACCTTACCGAGCACATGAAGGTGCACAAGAAAGACTACCATACCAGACTGGGTCTGCTCAAACTGGTAGGCAAACGGAGAAGACTGCTCGACTATCTTAAGCAGAAGGATATCAACAGCTATCGTCAGATGGTCGCCAACCTTGGCCTGCGTCGATAAGTGCTCAAAACAGGAAGTATAGATGCCACACAAAGTAGAGTTTGAATTAGGCGGTCGTACAATGACCATCGAAACTGGTCGCTTGGCTAAGCAGTCAAACGGTGCCGTCACCGTGCGTTACGGTGATTCGATGGTTCTTTCCACCGTCTGTGCCCAGTCGGAACCGAAGCTGGGATTTGATTTTTTCCCACTGACGGTGGAATATCGAGAGAAAGCATACGCCGCCGGTAAAATCCCGGGAGGATTTTTCAAACGCGAAGGTCGCCCTTCCGAAAAAGAAATTCTCTCGGCCCGTATTATCGACCGACCGATCCGCCCGCTCTTCCCGGATGACTTCCGGGGGGAAACCCAGGTGATCAACTTCATTCTGTCTCACGATCAGTTGAACGACACCGATGTCATGGCGTTGACCGGTACCGGTGCGGCCCTGGCCATTTCCGATATACCCGTCAGTGAAGCCGTGGCCGGAGTTCGTGTTGGACGTCTCGACGGTGAATGGATTATCAATCCAACCATGGACACTATCGACGATTGTGATGTATACATCGTCGTAGCCGGTTCCAATGACGCGATAGCGATGGTCGAGGGTGGCGGTCGTGAAGTCTCTGAAGAAGATGTGATCGAGGCGCTGCAATTTGGCCACGATCATATCAAGATCATCCTTGGGAAAATTGAAGAACTGCGGCAAATGTGCGGCAAACCCAAGATGGCGTATGAACCGGTTCGGATCGACGAAGAGCTATCGAAGCGAGTCGCTGAGATGGCAGGCGAGAAGTACTCGGAATTCAATCGCATTGTCGATAAGGAAGAGCGCAACACAGCGAAGAAAGCGTTGGGAAAAGAGATCGTAGAGGCACTCGAAGAGACTTACCCGGATAATATCGGTGATATCAAGATGGTGCTGCACGACCTCGATGCTGCGGCCATGCGCAGTATGATCATCAATACCGATAAGCGTATCGACGGTCGCGGACCTGATGATATCAGGCAGTTGTCCTGCGAAGTCGGTTTCCTGCCGCGCGCTCACGGGTCGGCGGTATTCACTCGCGGTCAAACCCAGTCGCTGGCTTCGGTCACGCTTGGTACGAAGATGGACGAACAGCGCATGGATGAACTCGATGGTGAGTCAACCAAGAGTTACATGCTGCATTACAATTTCCCGCCTTTCTCGACCGGTGAGACCAAGCCGATCCGCGGCACCAGCCGACGTGAAATCGGTCACGGTGCTCTGGCCGAGCGGGCTCTTTTCCCGGTTATTCCCGCGGAAGACAGCTTCCCGTACACGGTTCGTGTCGTTTCCGACATCATGGAATCCAACGGCTCATCGTCGATGGCCTCTGTCTGTGGCGGTTCTCTCGCGCTTATGGATGCCGGAGTTCCCATCAAGGCGCCGGTGGCCGGTATTGCGATGGGTTTGATTAAGACTGATGAAAAGGTCGTTATTCTGACCGATATTCTCGGCGACGAGGATCATTTCGGCGATATGGATTTCAAGGTAACTGGCACCTCTGAAGGTATTACTGCTATTCAGATGGACATCAAGATTGCCGGTATCGACCTCGAGACAATGCGCCAGGCGCTTCAGAAAGCTCGCACGGCTCGTTTGTCCATCATGGAAGTGATGAATGCCACCCTGCCGAAACACCGCGATCAACTCTCGGAATACGCCCCCAGAATTATCACCATCAAGATCAACCCGGAGAAGATCGGTGAGGTGATTGGCCCCGGTGGTAAGGTCATTCGCGGCATCTGCGAAGAAACCGGTGCCAAGATCGACATCGAGGACGATGGTACTGTTCGTATCGCCTCGGTGGATGGTGAAGCCGGTCGTCGGGCGCTCGAACGGATCGAGGCCCTGACCGAAGAAGCCGAGCTTGATAAGGTCTATGACGGTATCGTGCGTCGCATAACCAATTTTGGCGCTTTTGTCGAAATTATTCCCGGGACCGACGGACTCCTGCATATTTCTGAGATCGCCCATAACCGAATCAATCGGGTAGAGGATGTTCTCAATGTTGGTGACCGAATCAAGGTCAAGGTGATCAATATCGATAACGACGGTAAAATCAGGCTGTCCCACAAAGTCCTCATTCCGAACGACGGACAGGATGAGGGAAACAGCGGACATAGTAGCGGTGATCGCGACAACGGTCGCGACCGTGACCGTGACCGTGGCCGGGATGATCGTCGGCGTCAACCAAGGAGACCGCGTTAGACCATGATGCGAACCACAACCAATGCCTCGCATGGGTTGTATCGCAAGACGACATTGAAAAACGGACTGAGGGTAATAACCGAGAAAGTACCCTCGGTCCGTTCCGTTTCCATGGGGGTATGGATCAATGTCGGCTCGCGTTACGAGGATGATTCTGAAGGCGGCATGTCTCATCTGATCGAGCATATGCTCTTCAAAGGGACCAAAACCCGTTCAGCGAAAGATATTGCCGATTCACTCGAATCGATCGGCGGCAATCTGAATGCCTTTACATCAAGAGAACAAACTTGTTATACGGCCAGATTCCCAGCCGCATATATCGACAGGGCGATGGACGTTCTGGCCGACATGACCAGCCGCTCGACGCTGACGCCCACTAATCTCAAACGTGAGAAACAGGTAATTCTCGAAGAGATTAAAGAAACCGAAGAGAATCCTTCGGATCATATTTATGACCTGTTCAATATTGCATTTTGGGGTAAACATCAACTGGGACGACCCATTCTCGGAACGGAGAAAAGCGTTTCGGGAATGCCTCGCAACAGTATTTTTAACTACCTCAGCCGGCATTACCGCGCCGGTTCGATTGTCATTGCCGCGGCCGGTGCGCTTTCTCACGATCGTGTAGTCAAACTGGCTCGTGATAAATTCGAATTTCCGGAAGGATTATCTGAAGGAATGTTGCCCGCGGCTCGTATGGATACGCAAAAACTCCTGCTCATTCCTAACGACAACAACCAGGTACATGCCGTGATCGGTTACCCGGGTTTAGCCTGGACCGACAAACGTCGTACCGCGGCGATGGTCTTGTCAACTCTGTTGGGTGGCGGCATGTCATCGATCCTGTTCCAGCAAATCCGGGAAGAACGCGGTCTTGCATATACGATCTACACTTACCATGACAGTTACTGTGACGCTGGGGTTTTTGGTTGTTATTTCGCTACCGACAAGCAGCGTCTTCCGGAGGCTCTCTCCGTAGTACAAAAGCAACTGCTGAAACTGTGTAATAGAAAAGTCTCTGAAGACATCCTGCGCCGCATCAAGGAACAGATAAAGGGTCAGGTAATGCTGGCGCTCGAATCCACGATCGCTAAGATGAACCGTATGGCTCGTTTCGAACTGATGCAGGGTGAATATATCTCATTGACCCGGACTATTCGTGATATCGATCGAGTAACGACCGATGACCTGCAAATGATAGCCCGAGCCCTCTTTAATCCCGAGGGGCGCACGGTTACGATACTTGGCCCGGCTAATCGGAAGACAGTGGAGGCTGTCCTTGAAGAATGAACGGACAGAGGCATTGACAATCGTGCCTTTCGCTCCGATGATTCTGACTTTTCACCGTGTAAGCCATAACTTCACCTGGTCGGCGACCAATTACCGGCCGGAACGCATTATAAGCCTGCTTACTCAACTCGAGTCGGCAGGCTTCGTTTTTATCCCGCTGTCGGATGAAATATCGTCTAAACCGGCAGGGGAGAGGCATCTGGCGATAACGTTCGATGACGGTATGGCCGAACTGGCTGACGAACTGCCGCCTTTGATCGACCGATTCGGTCTCAAACCGACGGTCTTTATGCCAACTGCGTTCATTGGCCGAACTAATCGCTGGGATTATTCTTACCGACTGGCCCCGAGTCGCCATCTGAATCGAGATGAAATTAGCCGACTGGCCGATGCTGGAGTTGAGTTCGGAAGCCATGGACATACTCACCGCTGCTTCAGAAATTTACCAGTGGATGTTGTTGCCGATGAACTGCGGCAATCCCGTACCATTTTAGAGGAAATACTGGGGAAAACCGTTGATTCCATCAGTTATCCGTTTGGTCGAATCGATGATACTCTCCTGAAACTGGTTGCTGAAGCAGGCTATACTCACGGTTATACAATGAGATACCCTGCCTTTGACGACCGACCTCTCGCTTTGGGCCGAATGGCCGTTTACAGCTTCGATAACCCGGCTTCAGTTCAACGCAAGCTCGGCTCAGGTTTCGGGCACCGAATCGAGAGAGTAATAGCCGCTTTCACTAATCGTCTCTCCGGCGGTACAGTTTTACTCCAGCGGTTCCGATCTTTTCACCTGTAGAGGAGTTGTTGCGAGAGCTGTTTTAGACCTTGCCAATAATAATCCTTTTTGCTAAAATGGCCTCCGATAACTGTAATAGCGGAGTGTGAATTATGAACGGCAACCAGCGTCCCCGGTACGATTTCAAAGAGATCGAAAGTAAATGGCAGCAAAAATGGGAGGATCAGAAGCTCTACGCTGCCCCGGATCTCGCTGACCCGAAACATAAATTCTACATGCTGGTAATGTTCGCCTATCCTTCGGGCGATCTCCACATGGGACATTTCCGCAACTACATTATTGGCGATGCCGTGGCACGCAAACAGATGATGCTCGGTAAGGATGTCCTGCATCCGTTCGGTTGGGATGCTTTTGGACTGCCGGCAGAGCGGGCTGCCATTAAGCGGCAGATTCACCCAAGAGACTGGACACTTGGCAATATCGGCGTTTCGCGCAATACCCTGAAACGAGTCGGAATATCGTTCGACTGGTCGCGCGAGGTGACTTCGTGCCTCCCGGATTACTACAAATGGACCCAGTGGATGTTTATCCAGCTCTTTAAGAAGGGGCTGGCATATCGCAAGCGCGGTTATGTCAACTGGTGTCCGGAAGATAAAACCGTTCTGGCCAACGAACAAGTCGTCAATGGTGTCTGTGAACGTTGCGGTACTCCGGTCGAGAAAAAAGAACAGGTCCAATGGTATTTTAAGATCACTGACTACGCCGATCAACTGGTCGATGACCTGGATAAACTCCCCAACTGGCCCGACAACCTGAAGGCAATGCAACGTGAGTGGATCGGTCGTTCCTACGGTACTGAAATAGACTTCACGATCGAAGAAACCGGTGAAAAACTACCGGTGTTTACCACGCGGCCGGACACTATCTACGGTGTCACTTTCATGGCTATTGCACCGGAAGCGGAGTTGTTGAAACGTCTCCACCTCGAAGGCGAATACGCTGAAAAGGTAGCACAATACCAAAGAGAAGCGCTGCTGCGTTCGGAAATAGACCGAACCGACGCCACCGCCGAAAAGGATGGTGTTTTCACCGGTAAATTCGCCATCAATCCATACAACGGCGAGAAAGTTCAGCTTTGGGTTGCGGACTATGTTCTGGCTGGATACGGCACCGGAGCGGTGATGGCTGTCCCGGCTCATGATACCCGTGACTTCGCCTTTGCCAAGAAATACGACATCCCGATTAGAGTTGTAATTCATCCCGATGAAAACACCTCTCTGGATCCCGATTCAATGGAGGATGCCTTTACATATTATGGCCCGATGGTGAACTCTGACCGGTTTAATGGGTTTTCAGGAGTTGAAGCTAAAAAAGCAGTCACGGATTACGCTGAGGCCGGGGGATTCGGACGGAGCCAGGTCAATTACAAGCTCAAGGATTGGTTGATATCGCGCCAGCGTTATTGGGGGGCGCCCATTCCGATCATACATTGCCCCAAATGTGGTGAAGTAGCCGTTCCGGACGAAGATTTACCCGTTGTCCTGCCGGATACCGATAATTTTATCCCAAAGGGCCGCTCACCCCTGGAAGATGTACCCGGATACATGGAAGTAACCTGCCCGAAATGCGGGGGAGCAGCCCGCCGGGATCCCGATACCATGGATACTTACGTCTGCTCGTCCTGGTATTACCTCCGTTATCTGGATCCCCATAATGATTCCGTTCCGTTCGACAAAGACAAAGCGGACCGCTATCTGCCCATTGACCTGTATGTTGGCGGCATAACTCACGCCACCGGACACCTGATCTATTTCCGCTTTTTCCACAAATTCCTGCGTGATCTGGGCTGGATTAAGAGTAATGAACCTGCCGAAAGGATGTTCTGTCTGGGAATGGTAATGGACGCCAATGGCGCAGTTATGTCCAAGTCACTGGGAAATGTTGTTTCGCCCATGCCTCTGATGGAGGAACACGGAGTCGATGTCACCCGACTGGCCATGTATTTCACCGCTCCCTGTGAAAAAGAGGTGCTCTGGACAAATAACACGATTACCGGGATTGAGAAGTTCTTCTTTAATCGACTGTACCCATTGTACGAAGATTACAGAGGTTCGGGCGTAGACTTAGAGCGTTACTTTAAGACGGAGATTCTCTCTGAGTACGAACGAGCTATTTATACCAAGTTGAATCAAACGGTTGTCCGGTGTTCTGAAGATCTCGACAAATTGCAATTCAATACGGTAATTGCCGCGCTCATGGAATTGACTCGGGATTTTGACAGTAAAAAGATCAAAGACGATCAACTAAACGACTATATTATCCTGAAAACTATCCAGATGGTGGCTCCGCTGGCGCCGCATATAGCTGAAGAGCTGTGGGAACGCTGTGATCAATCCGGCAGCGTGTTCAAATCCTGTTGGCCGCTTGCTGACCAGAATGCGCTGATTGGTGATATGATTGAAATAGCCGTTCAGGTCAACGGCAGATTACGGGATACAGTCAAGATTGCGGCCGATTCTGATCAGGAAACAGTCGAAAAGGCTGCATTTGCCAGTGAGAGAGTATCAGCACATATTGAAGGCAAGAATATCCGTAAAAAGATATATGTCAAAGGACGTATCCTTAATATAGTGGCCAATTGAACGACTATTTATGTGATGCTAATATGATAGATTCAAGCATATGTTAACATAATATATCTTATGAGACGTTTATCTGATGGCAGCTAAGCTTTCTATCATAGTTCCGGTCTATAACGAGCTCTCTACTCTCGAAAAGCTCGTAGCTGCTGTGCGTAATGCTCCAGTCGAATCAAAAGAGATAATCCTCGTTGATGAC
Encoded here:
- a CDS encoding DUF503 domain-containing protein, whose product is MVTVVLTLRLDLPGAQSLKDKRRVLKSMMTRMRNDFNISMAEVDLNDHPRHALIGAAVISNSGQFGQQVMAKVIDRVTANPELMVIDVQVESF
- the rbfA gene encoding 30S ribosome-binding factor RbfA, producing MRQYNRSDRVSEELRKTISRIIESEYEGSIPGMVTFTRVKLSKDLRNATVYYSFLGSAEDRESVGLFLERERKHIRYLVGREMHIRHSPELLFRFDPSIEEGIRIEELLNQINREKQEREE
- the infB gene encoding translation initiation factor IF-2, giving the protein MTDNKQRIYELAKEYKISSMAMLNILRELEFEPKSHMSVATDEMKAAVKNKFTEQKQAAKKEMEQRTTAKETASGIKAKSTTIGGIKVADGGSNVAGLMRRIDKKQRKKERRRKKDRRTVDKTEVAKSFRATMANLGTSKTRKKYRRDHTTADNGQYQADNVIEVNEFMSVAELAKQMDHKPAELIAKLFEMGMMATINQRLDIDTIEMLAGEFGFEVAQMTEIGDEVREEEAEERLEQRAPVVTIMGHVDHGKTSLLDYIRKTNVVAGEAGAITQHIGAYTVMHVGGVITFLDTPGHEAFTAMRARGAHITDIVVLVVAADDGVRPQTIEAIDHARAAGVPIIVAVNKIDKPTANPDHIRTQLTEHNLIAEEWGGKTIMVDVSAKTGEGVDRLLEMILLQAEMMDLKADPDIRAQGVIVDSRLEKGRGPVATVLIQKGTCTVGDSIVAGTCCGHVRTIMDDRENSLRLVGPSTPAQITGLGGVPQAGDSFMVVANDQEAKEIALKRNQIKREQDVRFTHGRTSLDKVFDRIKEGAIKEIRLIIKADVDGSVEVLSDTLGSIANDEVKTHIIHKGVGTITESDVLLAAASDAIIIGFQVRPDARAREVARSEQVDIRTYDVIYEAESDVKKALEGLLSPEVSENFVGMAEVRQLFRVPKVGVIAGSYVKEGRFNRKDRVRVVRDGKVIFKGEMSSLKRFKDDAREVKEGFECGIGIENFNDLKVGDTIEAFEIVETARTL
- the rpsO gene encoding 30S ribosomal protein S15, producing the protein MSVKRTNKTQIIDEHKLHDTDTGSPEVQIGLLTDRINHLTEHMKVHKKDYHTRLGLLKLVGKRRRLLDYLKQKDINSYRQMVANLGLRR
- a CDS encoding bifunctional oligoribonuclease/PAP phosphatase NrnA; translation: MTLTGSAFTTDILQTIADALEQSQRVLVVSHIDPDGDAIGTLLACRRYLLDLGKDVTAGRHGVIPDKYRFLKGTEDLPLFSEMNPRASFDTVLSLECPLQDRMGDAARFLKNAQKVVNIDHHRDNILYGDINWVKADSSSVGEMITQFFEYKNYTIPTESAEQLYAAVMTDTGRFRFPSTSAETMRVVSVLIAAGANPERISNKVYFEMPISTVRLTGKVLNEIEYLDDGRYCLLTMTREMLKETEAHESEAEGLVDYTLYGRGVRAGVLFKEIDTSTTKASFRSRDGIDVAEIASRFGGGGHQLAAGCTIELPIDEAKKQVVDFLREADRGQEDK
- a CDS encoding bifunctional riboflavin kinase/FAD synthetase, translating into MSIEFIHGLDQFKRSGDRSAVVTVGTFDGIHLGHQEILRRVLHNSKNGEFDTILVTFHPHPRVVVTPDSAPRLLTTLQEKKRWLPDFFRGTVLVLDFDDALKSMEAEQFVKEILLKRLGMHKLVVGYDHAFGKNRSGTIVELNRLGKVMGFEVEVVGPVLDGETRISSSLIRRTLAEGDFADALRYLGHPYAIYGTVEKGIGLGRKIGYPTANIKYGERKQLPAEGVYACKVLIDGKRLDGMMFIGRNHFNPGSKVTVEANLFDFDADIYFHDIAVCPTHFLRKNRRFDSPEALVAQIEFDKKEVLRIIQQEMRNVS
- the truB gene encoding tRNA pseudouridine(55) synthase TruB, encoding MVRKTNDKYHGVLLYHKPLGITSHDAVQEVRRMIAQRSVGHTGTLDPQAEGLLLMCLGSATKISRFLTNHDKVYEAEITLGRRSSTYDREGVDFMLPANEIPELDRFAMNEIMDGFRGEINQTVPAFSAVHVEGERLYKQARAGKEVDVPTRRITIKELQLIDWTEPLLTITVTCSAGTYIRSLAHDIGETIGCGAFLSRLRRTRVGRFDLDRALSRDSLATTLAHGQLSQKLLSPRDALDFPAITVTPEFARFITTGRDLTVADIISCERPLAPGDVALLVGANSQALAVVKIQQSFCQDSPRFEPNGKLVSYVRVLN